In one Halichondria panicea chromosome 4, odHalPani1.1, whole genome shotgun sequence genomic region, the following are encoded:
- the LOC135334454 gene encoding uncharacterized protein LOC135334454 isoform X1 — MFATSSAACSGSVPVSLVLNKAKGKKQREAPRLTLSNLVSALKSVENRWNDLGADLRFPEAVLQSIEKQNCSSLERLTAVLKHFLQLHPFASWRRIIRALERLEENGIVKHIKTYSEHILDPSLTVENVARVIAATTDDWADDVYTYHLAGELMVPITIQDRIKKQYSSVKDQQTSLAKYWVRMLFNASWSTLAGALHFLKEKEALAICVKDYLDIENDETLTMENLLAAFEGVTKWDEIGYRLRVPTTQQNEIRSSFQTDDEKKEAILNHFLQHNPSPTWREAALALYRMRHHDLVKTLYEKKYLIAPEDQRLLDIFNYTVKQRGYLNQTIMQATIQGNARSGKTSLIKVLQGKHACPVEPSTAVMEESARIELSQSTVLVEGILWTPIEDLHEEANLVVREVMTAEQLQSNNANEDDEDNIIIADTIGESVYPGTVTSMVDSELPTRNTTSTIKTFNSSLFTETFEQGPDNSSILNLFKLAIKKAKLEMTMIKDPWTLYISDIGGQLEFQELVPALTNGPSLHIIVIAAHWGLNNKCPIEYLHKNGQSAVSYKANYTVKENVLLTLATIMSTGQHKQLPKAMFVITFKDLVTVEELLVMDEELQRTVKCTEAYRSGVIEFATESHLCHTINNLIPDTDDIACIRKTVERIGMRNDDYQVRTPYTWLCFSLALRRIKNRVLHYSTCVEAGKQCGIESIEELNAALRFLHYNIGVIRYFSDVPELSDIVIKDPQMLFDCVTELVLNTFTFDRVNYSTKEDFEKKGLFPVEMVSKVSTNSELFTNQKLIAFLMYHHIIAPLEKDGETVKYFLPCSLVHAEIFENDASFNVLPPMVIIFDTGYTPRGIFGFLVSDILTDKGHEIKIVLDVDCIYRDQLTVSVGPYVDKFYFSLHATYIKIDVQPSKIERKFPFGEICCYVRNRVVEALTDIVSKLNYNCKATHSLAFLCPDKCHGEQVHAATILFYRGEMQALKCIISKNAKALPKGHEVWFNEDVCISTSRKRPASEVALPCSKRVEYDYSELHLSSTKYWDGHKSTSDCLTVSQLPLLRVCIWRARVEWENIGTALHIDSSILKAIGLRNHYKPEECFTEVLYYWLCQEPPPTLNVLKKCMMSLSLRESCPRLDEDLERNFNQFELSCPDTSAMDETFQLAPSHLKIIVNTVWRARVKWFDIGIFLLNDVPALECIRTKCHHDPDECVREMFSCWLSGGCANLRDLKNSVQSLPVRENYPGLGRDLENALLKQLDPSVPQKTISMIMSMSLRLMKSGLCRS; from the exons CTCCAAGACTCACACTTTCAAACCTAGTGTCTGCTCTGAAAAGTGTTGAAAACAGATGGAATGATTTGGGTGCTGATCTGCGATTCCCTGAAGCAGTATTGCAAAGTATCGAGAAGCAGAATTGCTCCTCACTAGAGAGATTAACAGCTGTTCTCAAGCATTTTCTCCAACTACATCCATTTGCTTCTTGGCGAAGGATCATTCGAGCTCTTGAAAGGCTGGAAGAGAATGGGATAGTTAAGCACATTAAAACTTATTCTGAGCACATTTTAG ACCCAAGTCTTACTGTTGAGAATGTTGCTAGAGTGATTGCAGCTACCACTGATGATTGGGCAGATGATGTATATACTTATCATCTGGCAGGAGAGCTTATGGTGCCAATCACTATACAAGATAGAATTAAGAAACAATACTCCTCTGTTAAAGATCAACAAACTTCTCTAGCCAAGTACTGGGTGAGAATGCTTTTCAATGCTTCATGGTCTACTCTAGCTGGAGCATTGCATTTCCTGAAGGAAAAGGAAGCTCTTGCCATTTGTGTGAAGGATTACCTTGACATTGAGAATG ATGAAACCCTAACAATGGAAAATTTACTAGCCGCGTTTGAGGGTGTGACAAAATGGGATGAAATTGGATATCGGCTAAGGGTACCTACAACCCAACAGAATGAGATTAGATCATCTTTTCAAACAGACGATGAGAAAAAAGAAGCTATTTTAAATCATTTTCTTCAACACAACCCATCTCCCACCTGGAGAGAAGCTGCATTAGCTTTGTATAGAATGAGGCACCATGATTTAGTCAAGACCCTATACGAGAAGAAATATCTTATTG CACCGGAGGATCAAAGGCTACTGGACATATTCAATTATACAGTGAAGCAAAGAGGATACTTAAATCAGACTATAATGCAAGCAACGATACAAGGAAATGCCCGGTCTGGAAAGACGTCGTTAATCAAGGTTCTACAGGGGAAACATGCTTGCCCTGTTGAACCAAGTACTGCTGTAATGGAAGAATCAGCGCGTATAGAGCTAAGCCAGTCTACTGTGCTTGTTGAAGGTATTCTCTGGACTCCAATCGAAGATTTGCATGAAGAAGCTAACCTTGTTGTGCGTGAGGTGATGACTGCTGAGCAGCTTCAATCGAATAATGCCAATGAAGATGACGAAGACAATATTATCATTGCAGACACTATTGGAGAATCAGTTTATCCTGGAACAGTAACTTCTATGGTTGATTCAGAATTACCCACTAGGAATACAaccag CACTATCAAAACCTTCAACAGTAGTCTCTTCACTGAAACATTTGAGCAAGGTCCAGATAATTCTTCAATATTGAATTTATTCAAACTTGCCATTAAGAAAGCAAAACTCGAAATGACAATGATTAAGGACCCATGGACTCTATACATTTCAGATATAGGTGGCCAGCTTGAATTCCAAGAACTGGTGCCAGCACTAACAAATGGCCCTAGCCTTCATATTATAGTCATTGCTGCTCACTGGGGTCTCAACAACAAGTGTCCAATTGAGTACTTACACAAAAATGGACAGTCTGCCGTATCATATAAAGCAAACTATACGGTAAAAGAAAATGTTCTGTTAACTCTGGCAACGATAATGTCTACAGGACAACACAAGCAACTTCCTAAAGCAATGTTTGTCATTACGTTTAAAGATTTGGTTACTGTAGAGGAACTACTTGTAATGGATGAAGAGCTACAAAGAACTGTGAAATGCACTGAAGCATACCGCTCTGGAGTGATTGAGTTTGCCACAGAATCACACTTGTGTCATACCATTAATAATTTAATTCCAGATACAGATGACATTGCATGTATCCGTAAGACTGTGGAAAGAATAGGAATGCGAAATGATGATTACCAAGTTCGAACTCCCTACACTTGGCTTTGCTTTAGTCTTGCTCTACGCCGTATAAAGAATAGAGTGCTGCACTATTCAACTTGTGTGGAAGCTGGAAAACAATGTGGGATTGAATCGATTGAAGAATTGAATGCTGCACTGAGATTCCTGCATTACAACATTGGTGTAATTCGGTACTTCAGTGATGTTCCTGAATTATCAGACATTGTTATAAAAGATCCCCAGATGTTGTTTGACTGTGTTACAGAATTGGTTCTCAATACTTTCACTTTTGATCGTGTTAATTATTCTACTAAAGAAGATTTCGAGAAGAAAGGATTGTTTCCAGTTGAAATGGTTAGCAAAGTGTCTACCAATTCAGAGCTTTTTACAAACCAAAAATTGATCGCTTTTCTGATGTACCATCACATAATTGCACCATTGGAGAAAGATGGTGAAACCGTAAAATATTTTTTGCCTTGCTCTCTTGTTCATGCTgaaatttttgaaaatgatGCTTCCTTTAATGTACTCCCTCCAATGGTGATCATTTTTGATACTGGGTACACTCCACGCGGCATTTTTGGATTTTTAGTGAGTGATATTCTAACTGACAAGGGTCATGAGATAAAAATCGTGTTGGATGTAGATTGTATTTATCGTGACCAGCTAACAGTGTCTGTAGGTCCTTACGTAGACAAATTTTACTTCTCCCTCCATGCAACGTATATAAAGATTGATGTGCAGCCTTCGAAAATCGAACGAAAATTTCCCTTTGGAGAAATTTGCTGCTATGTTCGGAATCGTGTGGTTGAAGCATTGACTGACATTGTTAGCAAGTTGAATTACAATTGTAAAGCCACTCACTCTTTAGCATTCCTCTGTCCTGACAAATGCCATGGAGAACAAGTTCATGCAGCAACCATATTGTTTTATCGGGGGGAGATGCAGGCTTTAAAGTGTATCATTAGCAAGAATGCAAAAGCACTCCCAAAAGGTCATGAAGTGTGGTTCAATGAG GATGTGTGTATTTCTACGAGTAGAAAAAGACCAGCTTCAGAAGTTGCTTTAC CATGCTCCAAACGTGTTGAATATGACTACTCGGAATTACATTTATCTTCAACCAAGTACTGG GACGGCCACAAAAGTACCTCAG ATTGTCTGACAGTTAGTCAGCTGCCTTTATTACGGGTCTGCATTTGGAGAGCCAGAGTGGAGTGGGAAAACATAGGTACTGCTCTACACATCGATTCATCTATATTGAAAGCAATTGGATTGAGGAACCATTACAAACCTGAGGAATGCTTCACTGAGGTCCTCTACTACTGGCTATGTCAGGAGCCTCCACCTACCTTGAACGTCCTTAAGAAGTGTATGATGTCACTTTCTCTGAGAGAAAGTTGTCCTCGACTGGATGAAGATTTGGAGAGAAATTTTAATCAG TTTGAGCTTTCATGCCCAGACACTTCTGCGATGGATGAAA CGTTTCAACTTGCACCTAGCCATCTGAAAATCATCGTCAATACTGTTTGGAGGGCCAGAGTAAAATGGTTTGACATCGGTATTTTTTTGCTGAATGATGTACCCGCCTTGGAATGTATCCGGACTAAGTGCCATCATGACCCAGACGAATGTGTAAGAGAAATGTTCAGCTGCTGGTTGAGTGGGGGTTGTGCAAATCTTCGAGACCTCAAGAATAGTGTGCAATCACTGCCTGTGCGGGAGAATTATCCTGGTCTCGGAAGAGATTTGGAAAATGCTCTGCTGAAACA GCTAGATCCCAGTGTTCCTCAGAAAACCATCAGTATGATTATGTCAATGAGCCTTCGACTAATGAAAAG TGGTCTTTGTAGGAGCTAA
- the LOC135334454 gene encoding uncharacterized protein LOC135334454 isoform X2, whose translation MFATSSAACSGSVPVSLVLNKAKGKKQREAPRLTLSNLVSALKSVENRWNDLGADLRFPEAVLQSIEKQNCSSLERLTAVLKHFLQLHPFASWRRIIRALERLEENGIVKHIKTYSEHILDPSLTVENVARVIAATTDDWADDVYTYHLAGELMVPITIQDRIKKQYSSVKDQQTSLAKYWVRMLFNASWSTLAGALHFLKEKEALAICVKDYLDIENDETLTMENLLAAFEGVTKWDEIGYRLRVPTTQQNEIRSSFQTDDEKKEAILNHFLQHNPSPTWREAALALYRMRHHDLVKTLYEKKYLIAPEDQRLLDIFNYTVKQRGYLNQTIMQATIQGNARSGKTSLIKVLQGKHACPVEPSTAVMEESARIELSQSTVLVEGILWTPIEDLHEEANLVVREVMTAEQLQSNNANEDDEDNIIIADTIGESVYPGTVTSMVDSELPTRNTTSTIKTFNSSLFTETFEQGPDNSSILNLFKLAIKKAKLEMTMIKDPWTLYISDIGGQLEFQELVPALTNGPSLHIIVIAAHWGLNNKCPIEYLHKNGQSAVSYKANYTVKENVLLTLATIMSTGQHKQLPKAMFVITFKDLVTVEELLVMDEELQRTVKCTEAYRSGVIEFATESHLCHTINNLIPDTDDIACIRKTVERIGMRNDDYQVRTPYTWLCFSLALRRIKNRVLHYSTCVEAGKQCGIESIEELNAALRFLHYNIGVIRYFSDVPELSDIVIKDPQMLFDCVTELVLNTFTFDRVNYSTKEDFEKKGLFPVEMVSKVSTNSELFTNQKLIAFLMYHHIIAPLEKDGETVKYFLPCSLVHAEIFENDASFNVLPPMVIIFDTGYTPRGIFGFLVSDILTDKGHEIKIVLDVDCIYRDQLTVSVGPYVDKFYFSLHATYIKIDVQPSKIERKFPFGEICCYVRNRVVEALTDIVSKLNYNCKATHSLAFLCPDKCHGEQVHAATILFYRGEMQALKCIISKNAKALPKGHEVWFNEDVCISTSRKRPASEVALPCSKRVEYDYSELHLSSTKYWDGHKSTSDCLTVSQLPLLRVCIWRARVEWENIGTALHIDSSILKAIGLRNHYKPEECFTEVLYYWLCQEPPPTLNVLKKCMMSLSLRESCPRLDEDLERNFNQFELSCPDTSAMDETFQLAPSHLKIIVNTVWRARVKWFDIGIFLLNDVPALECIRTKCHHDPDECVREMFSCWLSGGCANLRDLKNSVQSLPVRENYPGLGRDLENALLKQLDPSVPQKTISMIMSMSLRLMKRS comes from the exons CTCCAAGACTCACACTTTCAAACCTAGTGTCTGCTCTGAAAAGTGTTGAAAACAGATGGAATGATTTGGGTGCTGATCTGCGATTCCCTGAAGCAGTATTGCAAAGTATCGAGAAGCAGAATTGCTCCTCACTAGAGAGATTAACAGCTGTTCTCAAGCATTTTCTCCAACTACATCCATTTGCTTCTTGGCGAAGGATCATTCGAGCTCTTGAAAGGCTGGAAGAGAATGGGATAGTTAAGCACATTAAAACTTATTCTGAGCACATTTTAG ACCCAAGTCTTACTGTTGAGAATGTTGCTAGAGTGATTGCAGCTACCACTGATGATTGGGCAGATGATGTATATACTTATCATCTGGCAGGAGAGCTTATGGTGCCAATCACTATACAAGATAGAATTAAGAAACAATACTCCTCTGTTAAAGATCAACAAACTTCTCTAGCCAAGTACTGGGTGAGAATGCTTTTCAATGCTTCATGGTCTACTCTAGCTGGAGCATTGCATTTCCTGAAGGAAAAGGAAGCTCTTGCCATTTGTGTGAAGGATTACCTTGACATTGAGAATG ATGAAACCCTAACAATGGAAAATTTACTAGCCGCGTTTGAGGGTGTGACAAAATGGGATGAAATTGGATATCGGCTAAGGGTACCTACAACCCAACAGAATGAGATTAGATCATCTTTTCAAACAGACGATGAGAAAAAAGAAGCTATTTTAAATCATTTTCTTCAACACAACCCATCTCCCACCTGGAGAGAAGCTGCATTAGCTTTGTATAGAATGAGGCACCATGATTTAGTCAAGACCCTATACGAGAAGAAATATCTTATTG CACCGGAGGATCAAAGGCTACTGGACATATTCAATTATACAGTGAAGCAAAGAGGATACTTAAATCAGACTATAATGCAAGCAACGATACAAGGAAATGCCCGGTCTGGAAAGACGTCGTTAATCAAGGTTCTACAGGGGAAACATGCTTGCCCTGTTGAACCAAGTACTGCTGTAATGGAAGAATCAGCGCGTATAGAGCTAAGCCAGTCTACTGTGCTTGTTGAAGGTATTCTCTGGACTCCAATCGAAGATTTGCATGAAGAAGCTAACCTTGTTGTGCGTGAGGTGATGACTGCTGAGCAGCTTCAATCGAATAATGCCAATGAAGATGACGAAGACAATATTATCATTGCAGACACTATTGGAGAATCAGTTTATCCTGGAACAGTAACTTCTATGGTTGATTCAGAATTACCCACTAGGAATACAaccag CACTATCAAAACCTTCAACAGTAGTCTCTTCACTGAAACATTTGAGCAAGGTCCAGATAATTCTTCAATATTGAATTTATTCAAACTTGCCATTAAGAAAGCAAAACTCGAAATGACAATGATTAAGGACCCATGGACTCTATACATTTCAGATATAGGTGGCCAGCTTGAATTCCAAGAACTGGTGCCAGCACTAACAAATGGCCCTAGCCTTCATATTATAGTCATTGCTGCTCACTGGGGTCTCAACAACAAGTGTCCAATTGAGTACTTACACAAAAATGGACAGTCTGCCGTATCATATAAAGCAAACTATACGGTAAAAGAAAATGTTCTGTTAACTCTGGCAACGATAATGTCTACAGGACAACACAAGCAACTTCCTAAAGCAATGTTTGTCATTACGTTTAAAGATTTGGTTACTGTAGAGGAACTACTTGTAATGGATGAAGAGCTACAAAGAACTGTGAAATGCACTGAAGCATACCGCTCTGGAGTGATTGAGTTTGCCACAGAATCACACTTGTGTCATACCATTAATAATTTAATTCCAGATACAGATGACATTGCATGTATCCGTAAGACTGTGGAAAGAATAGGAATGCGAAATGATGATTACCAAGTTCGAACTCCCTACACTTGGCTTTGCTTTAGTCTTGCTCTACGCCGTATAAAGAATAGAGTGCTGCACTATTCAACTTGTGTGGAAGCTGGAAAACAATGTGGGATTGAATCGATTGAAGAATTGAATGCTGCACTGAGATTCCTGCATTACAACATTGGTGTAATTCGGTACTTCAGTGATGTTCCTGAATTATCAGACATTGTTATAAAAGATCCCCAGATGTTGTTTGACTGTGTTACAGAATTGGTTCTCAATACTTTCACTTTTGATCGTGTTAATTATTCTACTAAAGAAGATTTCGAGAAGAAAGGATTGTTTCCAGTTGAAATGGTTAGCAAAGTGTCTACCAATTCAGAGCTTTTTACAAACCAAAAATTGATCGCTTTTCTGATGTACCATCACATAATTGCACCATTGGAGAAAGATGGTGAAACCGTAAAATATTTTTTGCCTTGCTCTCTTGTTCATGCTgaaatttttgaaaatgatGCTTCCTTTAATGTACTCCCTCCAATGGTGATCATTTTTGATACTGGGTACACTCCACGCGGCATTTTTGGATTTTTAGTGAGTGATATTCTAACTGACAAGGGTCATGAGATAAAAATCGTGTTGGATGTAGATTGTATTTATCGTGACCAGCTAACAGTGTCTGTAGGTCCTTACGTAGACAAATTTTACTTCTCCCTCCATGCAACGTATATAAAGATTGATGTGCAGCCTTCGAAAATCGAACGAAAATTTCCCTTTGGAGAAATTTGCTGCTATGTTCGGAATCGTGTGGTTGAAGCATTGACTGACATTGTTAGCAAGTTGAATTACAATTGTAAAGCCACTCACTCTTTAGCATTCCTCTGTCCTGACAAATGCCATGGAGAACAAGTTCATGCAGCAACCATATTGTTTTATCGGGGGGAGATGCAGGCTTTAAAGTGTATCATTAGCAAGAATGCAAAAGCACTCCCAAAAGGTCATGAAGTGTGGTTCAATGAG GATGTGTGTATTTCTACGAGTAGAAAAAGACCAGCTTCAGAAGTTGCTTTAC CATGCTCCAAACGTGTTGAATATGACTACTCGGAATTACATTTATCTTCAACCAAGTACTGG GACGGCCACAAAAGTACCTCAG ATTGTCTGACAGTTAGTCAGCTGCCTTTATTACGGGTCTGCATTTGGAGAGCCAGAGTGGAGTGGGAAAACATAGGTACTGCTCTACACATCGATTCATCTATATTGAAAGCAATTGGATTGAGGAACCATTACAAACCTGAGGAATGCTTCACTGAGGTCCTCTACTACTGGCTATGTCAGGAGCCTCCACCTACCTTGAACGTCCTTAAGAAGTGTATGATGTCACTTTCTCTGAGAGAAAGTTGTCCTCGACTGGATGAAGATTTGGAGAGAAATTTTAATCAG TTTGAGCTTTCATGCCCAGACACTTCTGCGATGGATGAAA CGTTTCAACTTGCACCTAGCCATCTGAAAATCATCGTCAATACTGTTTGGAGGGCCAGAGTAAAATGGTTTGACATCGGTATTTTTTTGCTGAATGATGTACCCGCCTTGGAATGTATCCGGACTAAGTGCCATCATGACCCAGACGAATGTGTAAGAGAAATGTTCAGCTGCTGGTTGAGTGGGGGTTGTGCAAATCTTCGAGACCTCAAGAATAGTGTGCAATCACTGCCTGTGCGGGAGAATTATCCTGGTCTCGGAAGAGATTTGGAAAATGCTCTGCTGAAACA GCTAGATCCCAGTGTTCCTCAGAAAACCATCAGTATGATTATGTCAATGAGCCTTCGACTAATGAAAAG GAGCTAA
- the LOC135334454 gene encoding uncharacterized protein LOC135334454 isoform X3: protein MFATSSAACSGSVPVSLVLNKAKGKKQREAPRLTLSNLVSALKSVENRWNDLGADLRFPEAVLQSIEKQNCSSLERLTAVLKHFLQLHPFASWRRIIRALERLEENGIVKHIKTYSEHILDPSLTVENVARVIAATTDDWADDVYTYHLAGELMVPITIQDRIKKQYSSVKDQQTSLAKYWVRMLFNASWSTLAGALHFLKEKEALAICVKDYLDIENDETLTMENLLAAFEGVTKWDEIGYRLRVPTTQQNEIRSSFQTDDEKKEAILNHFLQHNPSPTWREAALALYRMRHHDLVKTLYEKKYLIAPEDQRLLDIFNYTVKQRGYLNQTIMQATIQGNARSGKTSLIKVLQGKHACPVEPSTAVMEESARIELSQSTVLVEGILWTPIEDLHEEANLVVREVMTAEQLQSNNANEDDEDNIIIADTIGESVYPGTVTSMVDSELPTRNTTSTIKTFNSSLFTETFEQGPDNSSILNLFKLAIKKAKLEMTMIKDPWTLYISDIGGQLEFQELVPALTNGPSLHIIVIAAHWGLNNKCPIEYLHKNGQSAVSYKANYTVKENVLLTLATIMSTGQHKQLPKAMFVITFKDLVTVEELLVMDEELQRTVKCTEAYRSGVIEFATESHLCHTINNLIPDTDDIACIRKTVERIGMRNDDYQVRTPYTWLCFSLALRRIKNRVLHYSTCVEAGKQCGIESIEELNAALRFLHYNIGVIRYFSDVPELSDIVIKDPQMLFDCVTELVLNTFTFDRVNYSTKEDFEKKGLFPVEMVSKVSTNSELFTNQKLIAFLMYHHIIAPLEKDGETVKYFLPCSLVHAEIFENDASFNVLPPMVIIFDTGYTPRGIFGFLVSDILTDKGHEIKIVLDVDCIYRDQLTVSVGPYVDKFYFSLHATYIKIDVQPSKIERKFPFGEICCYVRNRVVEALTDIVSKLNYNCKATHSLAFLCPDKCHGEQVHAATILFYRGEMQALKCIISKNAKALPKGHEVWFNEDVCISTSRKRPASEVALPCSKRVEYDYSELHLSSTKYWDGHKSTSDCLTVSQLPLLRVCIWRARVEWENIGTALHIDSSILKAIGLRNHYKPEECFTEVLYYWLCQEPPPTLNVLKKCMMSLSLRESCPRLDEDLERNFNQFELSCPDTSAMDETFQLAPSHLKIIVNTVWRARVKWFDIGIFLLNDVPALECIRTKCHHDPDECVREMFSCWLSGGCANLRDLKNSVQSLPVRENYPGLGRDLENALLKHGLCRS from the exons CTCCAAGACTCACACTTTCAAACCTAGTGTCTGCTCTGAAAAGTGTTGAAAACAGATGGAATGATTTGGGTGCTGATCTGCGATTCCCTGAAGCAGTATTGCAAAGTATCGAGAAGCAGAATTGCTCCTCACTAGAGAGATTAACAGCTGTTCTCAAGCATTTTCTCCAACTACATCCATTTGCTTCTTGGCGAAGGATCATTCGAGCTCTTGAAAGGCTGGAAGAGAATGGGATAGTTAAGCACATTAAAACTTATTCTGAGCACATTTTAG ACCCAAGTCTTACTGTTGAGAATGTTGCTAGAGTGATTGCAGCTACCACTGATGATTGGGCAGATGATGTATATACTTATCATCTGGCAGGAGAGCTTATGGTGCCAATCACTATACAAGATAGAATTAAGAAACAATACTCCTCTGTTAAAGATCAACAAACTTCTCTAGCCAAGTACTGGGTGAGAATGCTTTTCAATGCTTCATGGTCTACTCTAGCTGGAGCATTGCATTTCCTGAAGGAAAAGGAAGCTCTTGCCATTTGTGTGAAGGATTACCTTGACATTGAGAATG ATGAAACCCTAACAATGGAAAATTTACTAGCCGCGTTTGAGGGTGTGACAAAATGGGATGAAATTGGATATCGGCTAAGGGTACCTACAACCCAACAGAATGAGATTAGATCATCTTTTCAAACAGACGATGAGAAAAAAGAAGCTATTTTAAATCATTTTCTTCAACACAACCCATCTCCCACCTGGAGAGAAGCTGCATTAGCTTTGTATAGAATGAGGCACCATGATTTAGTCAAGACCCTATACGAGAAGAAATATCTTATTG CACCGGAGGATCAAAGGCTACTGGACATATTCAATTATACAGTGAAGCAAAGAGGATACTTAAATCAGACTATAATGCAAGCAACGATACAAGGAAATGCCCGGTCTGGAAAGACGTCGTTAATCAAGGTTCTACAGGGGAAACATGCTTGCCCTGTTGAACCAAGTACTGCTGTAATGGAAGAATCAGCGCGTATAGAGCTAAGCCAGTCTACTGTGCTTGTTGAAGGTATTCTCTGGACTCCAATCGAAGATTTGCATGAAGAAGCTAACCTTGTTGTGCGTGAGGTGATGACTGCTGAGCAGCTTCAATCGAATAATGCCAATGAAGATGACGAAGACAATATTATCATTGCAGACACTATTGGAGAATCAGTTTATCCTGGAACAGTAACTTCTATGGTTGATTCAGAATTACCCACTAGGAATACAaccag CACTATCAAAACCTTCAACAGTAGTCTCTTCACTGAAACATTTGAGCAAGGTCCAGATAATTCTTCAATATTGAATTTATTCAAACTTGCCATTAAGAAAGCAAAACTCGAAATGACAATGATTAAGGACCCATGGACTCTATACATTTCAGATATAGGTGGCCAGCTTGAATTCCAAGAACTGGTGCCAGCACTAACAAATGGCCCTAGCCTTCATATTATAGTCATTGCTGCTCACTGGGGTCTCAACAACAAGTGTCCAATTGAGTACTTACACAAAAATGGACAGTCTGCCGTATCATATAAAGCAAACTATACGGTAAAAGAAAATGTTCTGTTAACTCTGGCAACGATAATGTCTACAGGACAACACAAGCAACTTCCTAAAGCAATGTTTGTCATTACGTTTAAAGATTTGGTTACTGTAGAGGAACTACTTGTAATGGATGAAGAGCTACAAAGAACTGTGAAATGCACTGAAGCATACCGCTCTGGAGTGATTGAGTTTGCCACAGAATCACACTTGTGTCATACCATTAATAATTTAATTCCAGATACAGATGACATTGCATGTATCCGTAAGACTGTGGAAAGAATAGGAATGCGAAATGATGATTACCAAGTTCGAACTCCCTACACTTGGCTTTGCTTTAGTCTTGCTCTACGCCGTATAAAGAATAGAGTGCTGCACTATTCAACTTGTGTGGAAGCTGGAAAACAATGTGGGATTGAATCGATTGAAGAATTGAATGCTGCACTGAGATTCCTGCATTACAACATTGGTGTAATTCGGTACTTCAGTGATGTTCCTGAATTATCAGACATTGTTATAAAAGATCCCCAGATGTTGTTTGACTGTGTTACAGAATTGGTTCTCAATACTTTCACTTTTGATCGTGTTAATTATTCTACTAAAGAAGATTTCGAGAAGAAAGGATTGTTTCCAGTTGAAATGGTTAGCAAAGTGTCTACCAATTCAGAGCTTTTTACAAACCAAAAATTGATCGCTTTTCTGATGTACCATCACATAATTGCACCATTGGAGAAAGATGGTGAAACCGTAAAATATTTTTTGCCTTGCTCTCTTGTTCATGCTgaaatttttgaaaatgatGCTTCCTTTAATGTACTCCCTCCAATGGTGATCATTTTTGATACTGGGTACACTCCACGCGGCATTTTTGGATTTTTAGTGAGTGATATTCTAACTGACAAGGGTCATGAGATAAAAATCGTGTTGGATGTAGATTGTATTTATCGTGACCAGCTAACAGTGTCTGTAGGTCCTTACGTAGACAAATTTTACTTCTCCCTCCATGCAACGTATATAAAGATTGATGTGCAGCCTTCGAAAATCGAACGAAAATTTCCCTTTGGAGAAATTTGCTGCTATGTTCGGAATCGTGTGGTTGAAGCATTGACTGACATTGTTAGCAAGTTGAATTACAATTGTAAAGCCACTCACTCTTTAGCATTCCTCTGTCCTGACAAATGCCATGGAGAACAAGTTCATGCAGCAACCATATTGTTTTATCGGGGGGAGATGCAGGCTTTAAAGTGTATCATTAGCAAGAATGCAAAAGCACTCCCAAAAGGTCATGAAGTGTGGTTCAATGAG GATGTGTGTATTTCTACGAGTAGAAAAAGACCAGCTTCAGAAGTTGCTTTAC CATGCTCCAAACGTGTTGAATATGACTACTCGGAATTACATTTATCTTCAACCAAGTACTGG GACGGCCACAAAAGTACCTCAG ATTGTCTGACAGTTAGTCAGCTGCCTTTATTACGGGTCTGCATTTGGAGAGCCAGAGTGGAGTGGGAAAACATAGGTACTGCTCTACACATCGATTCATCTATATTGAAAGCAATTGGATTGAGGAACCATTACAAACCTGAGGAATGCTTCACTGAGGTCCTCTACTACTGGCTATGTCAGGAGCCTCCACCTACCTTGAACGTCCTTAAGAAGTGTATGATGTCACTTTCTCTGAGAGAAAGTTGTCCTCGACTGGATGAAGATTTGGAGAGAAATTTTAATCAG TTTGAGCTTTCATGCCCAGACACTTCTGCGATGGATGAAA CGTTTCAACTTGCACCTAGCCATCTGAAAATCATCGTCAATACTGTTTGGAGGGCCAGAGTAAAATGGTTTGACATCGGTATTTTTTTGCTGAATGATGTACCCGCCTTGGAATGTATCCGGACTAAGTGCCATCATGACCCAGACGAATGTGTAAGAGAAATGTTCAGCTGCTGGTTGAGTGGGGGTTGTGCAAATCTTCGAGACCTCAAGAATAGTGTGCAATCACTGCCTGTGCGGGAGAATTATCCTGGTCTCGGAAGAGATTTGGAAAATGCTCTGCTGAAACA TGGTCTTTGTAGGAGCTAA